A section of the Pseudanabaena mucicola str. Chao 1806 genome encodes:
- a CDS encoding DegT/DnrJ/EryC1/StrS family aminotransferase, whose protein sequence is MNKIPPFDVSQQYQQIGDRLNQAALAVLASGQYIGGQTVSQFENEFASYIGSKHGIACNSGTDALYLAMRALDIGEGDEVITSPFTFFASAETISMTGAKPVFVDIAAHSFNLNLDLLESAITERTKAIMPVHLFGRPVDMPKLMAIAKKHNLYVIEDCAQATGAISNGEKVGSIGDVGCFSFYPTKNLGGCGDGGLMTTNNADIHKKLRILREHGSPQRYYHEYIGMNSRLDSLQAALLQVKLPYLDKWNAQRREISDRYTQLLKEANIPNLVTPHHCPGSVWNQYTICIGDGKRNDIQAKLREQDIITMIYYPLPLHLQSVYKDLGYTKGAFPVTEDICDRVLSLPMFPELTEEQQDRVVSTLQGLI, encoded by the coding sequence GTGAACAAAATCCCTCCCTTTGATGTATCGCAGCAGTATCAACAAATTGGCGATCGCTTAAATCAGGCTGCTTTAGCCGTACTCGCATCGGGGCAATATATTGGCGGACAAACTGTAAGTCAGTTTGAGAATGAGTTTGCAAGTTATATTGGCTCAAAGCATGGCATCGCTTGTAATTCAGGTACAGATGCTTTGTATTTAGCAATGCGAGCTTTAGATATAGGGGAGGGTGATGAAGTAATCACTTCACCATTTACGTTTTTTGCCAGCGCCGAGACAATCAGTATGACAGGCGCTAAGCCGGTATTTGTTGATATTGCAGCCCATAGCTTTAACCTAAATTTAGATCTACTAGAATCCGCAATTACTGAGCGCACTAAAGCGATTATGCCTGTGCATCTGTTCGGTCGTCCTGTGGATATGCCGAAATTGATGGCGATCGCCAAAAAGCATAATCTTTACGTGATTGAAGACTGCGCTCAAGCTACAGGAGCAATCTCTAATGGGGAAAAGGTTGGTAGTATCGGGGATGTTGGCTGTTTTAGTTTTTACCCCACCAAAAATTTGGGAGGTTGTGGGGATGGTGGTTTGATGACTACCAATAATGCAGACATTCATAAAAAGCTGAGAATTTTGCGTGAACATGGTAGCCCCCAACGCTATTATCATGAATATATTGGGATGAATTCACGCCTTGATTCTCTGCAAGCTGCCCTATTGCAGGTGAAGTTGCCCTATTTAGATAAGTGGAATGCCCAACGACGGGAAATAAGTGATCGCTATACGCAACTACTCAAGGAAGCGAATATCCCTAATCTTGTTACACCGCACCATTGCCCTGGAAGTGTCTGGAATCAGTACACGATTTGCATTGGTGATGGCAAACGTAACGATATCCAAGCAAAATTGCGCGAGCAAGACATTATCACGATGATCTATTATCCTTTACCTCTCCATTTGCAATCTGTTTATAAGGATTTAGGTTATACAAAAGGTGCTTTTCCAGTCACTGAAGATATCTGCGATCGCGTTCTGTCCTTGCCTATGTTTCCTGAGCTAACCGAAGAACAGCAAGATCGAGTTGTTAGTACTTTACAAGGTTTGATCTAA
- the glgB gene encoding 1,4-alpha-glucan branching protein GlgB, translating into MTPTLPTEQIDRIVWNQNHDPFTVLGPHEIEQDGKLVWVIRAYLPDADEVSVVTPDQHKEYPMHSVHHPHFFECVITDAPHLFSYQFKVKSGNRDRLIHDPYYFKSQLLTEFDSYLFGEGTHYQIYEKMGAHPATIDGVDGVYFAVWAPNARNVSVIGDFNSWDGRKHQMRRGNTGIWDLFIPELKVGTVYKYEIKSPAGHIYEKSDPYGFFQEIRPKTASIVTDLDTYEWGDQNWLETRRTEDPLKKPISVYELHLGSWMHASIANPPASGYPAVSAADLKPGARFLTYRELAEDLIPYVKEMGYTHIEMMPIAEHPFDGSWGYQVTGYYAATSRYGTPQDLMYFIDKCHQNDIGIIVDWVPAHFPKDGHGLSFFDGTFLYEPEDVRIGEHKEWGTKIFNYKRSEVKNFLIANVLFWFDKYHIDGIRVDAVASMIYRDYNRKDGEWLANEYGGRESLEVIELFRHLHSILFTYYPGALSIAEESTSWPMVTWPAYSGGLGFNLKWNMGWMHDMLDYFKLDPYFRGHNNNYVTFSIWYAFSENFMLALSHDEVVHGKSPMIGKMPGDEWQKFANLRCLYGYMFTHPGKKTMFMGMEIGQWAEWNVWGDLEWHLLQYPSHKTLQKYVSDLNKLLRSLPELYTQDFSPKGFEWIECNDTQNSVISFLRKGIDGEFVLVVCNFTPVPHHNYRVGVPEKGFYKEVLNSDSVIYGGSGIGNMGGKYADDYGTHGKPYSVDVTAPPLGVVVLKYIGEV; encoded by the coding sequence ATGACCCCAACCCTCCCCACCGAGCAAATCGATCGCATTGTGTGGAATCAAAACCACGACCCATTTACAGTCCTTGGTCCCCATGAAATTGAGCAAGATGGTAAGTTGGTATGGGTGATTAGAGCGTATCTACCCGACGCAGACGAGGTATCAGTAGTTACACCAGATCAGCACAAAGAATATCCGATGCATTCAGTGCATCATCCCCACTTTTTTGAATGTGTGATTACCGACGCGCCCCACCTCTTTAGCTATCAGTTTAAAGTCAAGTCTGGCAATAGAGATCGACTCATTCACGACCCCTACTACTTCAAATCGCAATTACTGACTGAATTTGACAGCTATTTATTTGGTGAAGGAACCCATTACCAGATTTACGAAAAAATGGGTGCTCACCCTGCCACTATTGATGGAGTAGATGGGGTGTATTTTGCAGTTTGGGCTCCTAATGCACGTAATGTCTCTGTCATTGGTGACTTCAATAGCTGGGATGGACGCAAACACCAAATGCGTAGAGGCAATACAGGTATTTGGGACTTGTTTATCCCTGAACTCAAAGTTGGCACAGTTTATAAATATGAAATTAAAAGCCCCGCAGGACATATCTACGAAAAATCCGATCCCTATGGATTCTTCCAAGAAATTCGCCCAAAAACTGCCTCCATTGTCACCGATCTCGACACCTACGAATGGGGCGATCAAAATTGGCTTGAAACTCGTCGTACCGAAGATCCACTCAAGAAGCCTATCTCAGTCTATGAGCTACACCTCGGTTCATGGATGCACGCATCTATAGCAAATCCTCCCGCTAGTGGTTATCCTGCGGTATCCGCAGCCGATCTCAAGCCAGGGGCAAGATTTCTCACCTATCGCGAACTCGCTGAAGACCTAATCCCCTATGTCAAGGAGATGGGCTATACCCATATCGAAATGATGCCAATCGCAGAGCATCCCTTTGACGGATCGTGGGGCTATCAAGTCACAGGTTACTATGCCGCGACTTCACGTTATGGTACACCCCAAGACTTGATGTATTTCATCGACAAGTGTCACCAAAATGACATCGGCATCATTGTGGACTGGGTTCCTGCCCATTTCCCCAAAGATGGTCATGGATTGTCCTTCTTTGACGGTACATTCCTCTATGAGCCTGAGGATGTCCGTATTGGTGAGCATAAGGAATGGGGAACCAAAATCTTTAACTACAAGCGCAGTGAAGTCAAAAACTTCTTGATCGCTAATGTGCTGTTCTGGTTCGACAAGTATCACATTGACGGGATTCGCGTCGATGCCGTAGCTTCAATGATCTACCGCGACTACAACCGCAAAGATGGCGAATGGCTTGCCAACGAATATGGTGGTCGTGAAAGCCTCGAAGTAATCGAGCTATTTCGACACTTGCATAGCATTCTCTTCACCTATTACCCAGGAGCCTTATCGATCGCTGAAGAATCAACATCCTGGCCGATGGTGACATGGCCCGCCTATTCAGGAGGCTTAGGATTTAACCTAAAGTGGAATATGGGCTGGATGCACGATATGCTCGATTATTTCAAGCTTGACCCCTATTTCCGTGGACATAATAATAACTATGTCACCTTCAGCATTTGGTACGCCTTCAGTGAGAATTTCATGTTGGCACTCTCCCATGATGAAGTAGTACATGGCAAGAGCCCGATGATCGGCAAGATGCCTGGGGATGAATGGCAAAAGTTTGCCAACCTACGTTGTCTCTATGGCTATATGTTCACCCACCCTGGGAAGAAAACCATGTTTATGGGCATGGAAATTGGACAATGGGCAGAATGGAACGTCTGGGGAGATCTGGAATGGCATTTACTCCAATATCCTAGCCACAAGACCCTCCAAAAATATGTTAGCGACCTTAACAAACTTTTGCGATCGCTACCTGAACTCTATACTCAAGATTTTTCTCCAAAAGGGTTTGAATGGATTGAATGTAACGATACGCAAAATTCCGTTATTTCTTTCTTAAGGAAAGGTATAGATGGTGAATTTGTGCTGGTCGTCTGTAATTTCACCCCCGTTCCTCATCATAACTATCGTGTCGGCGTTCCCGAAAAGGGCTTCTATAAGGAGGTTCTTAATAGTGATTCGGTAATTTACGGCGGTAGCGGCATTGGCAATATGGGCGGTAAGTATGCAGATGATTATGGTACTCACGGCAAGCCCTATTCCGTAGATGTGACTGCGCCTCCTCTCGGTGTAGTTGTCCTGAAATATATCGGCGAAGTTTAG
- a CDS encoding MFS transporter codes for MQSLNTFSKLDTDLRKNLTAIFWAGLFFWSSMASQLPTIPLYISTLTQSYEQIGIVMGSFAIGLLIFRPYLGRLSDRRGRVYTMRVGLIVAAIIPLCYAILPSIPLLILFRAVHGISIAAFASSYSALVADLAPIEKRGEIIGYMSLVNPLGLAFGPAIGGLMQEFWGYQPLFVTASLLSVAGLLLTMQIGYEEHHQRISSKTNAKLGFWHTFLDPRVRVPSTVLLLVGLSFGTLSSFMPLLMQQKHIPLNAGLFYMSAALSGFIIRFPVGRLSDEWGRGIFISIGILFYGISMALIYFASQSYEFLLSGIAEGIGSGIVIPAIVALLADRTMPQERGYVFGMTWIGFDVGIAIAGPTMGKLITVVGITNIFAIATGLCIVGLVIFATQSNKTVAASFKFAIGQTSDLYAIKGAVSHM; via the coding sequence ATGCAGTCCTTAAATACTTTTTCAAAACTTGATACTGACCTTCGCAAAAATCTGACTGCGATTTTTTGGGCAGGATTATTTTTCTGGTCGAGTATGGCATCGCAATTGCCAACTATTCCTCTATATATCAGTACCTTAACACAGTCCTATGAGCAAATTGGAATTGTAATGGGTTCCTTTGCGATCGGTTTACTCATTTTCCGTCCCTATTTAGGTAGACTTTCGGATCGTAGAGGAAGAGTCTATACAATGCGTGTGGGTTTAATCGTGGCAGCGATCATCCCTCTATGCTATGCCATTTTACCTTCTATTCCTCTGTTGATCTTATTTAGAGCAGTACATGGGATTAGTATTGCCGCTTTTGCCTCAAGCTATAGTGCCTTAGTTGCTGATCTTGCACCAATTGAGAAACGTGGTGAAATCATTGGCTATATGAGCTTGGTGAATCCACTGGGATTGGCTTTTGGTCCCGCAATCGGAGGTTTAATGCAGGAATTTTGGGGATATCAGCCTCTATTTGTTACAGCTTCATTGTTATCAGTCGCAGGGCTATTGCTGACAATGCAGATTGGTTATGAGGAACATCACCAAAGAATCTCTTCTAAAACCAATGCTAAACTAGGCTTCTGGCATACTTTTCTCGATCCTAGGGTGAGAGTACCTTCTACTGTTCTCTTATTAGTGGGACTATCTTTTGGAACTCTCAGTTCTTTCATGCCTTTGTTGATGCAACAGAAGCATATTCCACTCAATGCAGGACTATTCTATATGTCAGCGGCTTTGTCTGGATTTATCATTCGCTTTCCTGTGGGGCGGCTTAGTGATGAATGGGGACGTGGCATCTTTATTTCTATTGGCATTCTATTTTATGGCATATCCATGGCTTTAATCTATTTCGCTAGCCAAAGTTATGAATTTCTGTTGTCAGGCATTGCTGAGGGTATCGGATCAGGAATTGTGATTCCTGCTATTGTCGCATTGCTAGCCGATCGCACTATGCCTCAAGAGCGTGGCTATGTATTTGGAATGACATGGATTGGCTTTGATGTTGGGATTGCCATTGCAGGTCCAACTATGGGTAAGTTGATTACCGTTGTGGGAATCACCAATATCTTTGCGATCGCTACTGGACTTTGTATAGTGGGACTAGTAATTTTTGCCACCCAATCTAATAAAACGGTAGCCGCATCTTTTAAATTTGCGATCGGGCAAACTAGCGATCTCTATGCGATCAAAGGTGCAGTATCTCATATGTGA
- a CDS encoding DEAD/DEAH box helicase translates to MPSSFISLGISEARVAKLESIGFTEPTAIQEQAIPQLLAGADVLGQAQTGTGKTAAFALPILERLDLSNDSLQALILTPTRELAIQVGQALRSFNTKPGAKILTVYGGSAIDRQMIQLDRGVHVVVGTPGRVIDLMERGKLKLDNLSWFVLDEADEMLNMGFIQDVERILVTTPSTKQSTFFSATMPPAVKRLVKNFLKSPVTVKVETQDSTPTRIDQQIYLVPYHLTKEEALLPVLEYEAPTSAIIFVRTKDSASRLTEILQSSGHSVDEYHGNLSQSQRENLLRRFRNQQVRWVVATDIAARGLDIDGLTHVFNLDIPDDPERYVHRIGRTGRAGKKGIAITLISGKERYKLRQLEQQVGMPLQPQPLPNITQIQERRIGRFSEQILEALAGERLASFLPLVSQLVEDYDPQAIAAAALQLAYTQLQSDKAEQAALQVLAKQPHRPEGRDRDRDSYNSGRPIKRGQNGYRGRDSRDRDGGYDSRRPSRDRSSAPFA, encoded by the coding sequence ATGCCCTCATCTTTTATTTCTCTTGGTATTTCGGAAGCACGAGTTGCTAAGCTCGAATCTATAGGCTTTACAGAGCCTACAGCTATTCAAGAACAAGCAATTCCTCAATTACTCGCAGGCGCAGATGTACTTGGTCAAGCCCAGACTGGTACTGGTAAAACTGCTGCCTTCGCATTACCAATTTTAGAACGTTTGGATTTGAGTAATGACTCTTTGCAAGCGTTGATTTTGACTCCAACCCGTGAATTAGCAATCCAAGTTGGTCAGGCACTGCGTAGTTTTAATACTAAACCTGGTGCGAAAATTCTTACTGTATATGGTGGTTCAGCGATTGATCGCCAAATGATTCAACTAGATCGCGGTGTTCATGTTGTTGTAGGTACTCCTGGGCGCGTCATCGATTTGATGGAGCGTGGCAAGCTCAAATTAGATAATCTATCTTGGTTTGTGTTAGATGAAGCTGATGAAATGCTCAATATGGGCTTCATTCAAGATGTAGAAAGAATTTTGGTAACTACTCCTTCAACTAAGCAAAGCACTTTCTTTTCAGCAACGATGCCTCCTGCGGTCAAGAGGTTGGTGAAGAACTTCTTGAAATCTCCTGTAACGGTGAAGGTGGAGACTCAAGACTCTACTCCTACTCGCATTGATCAACAAATTTATCTCGTTCCTTATCATTTAACAAAGGAAGAGGCTCTATTGCCTGTTTTGGAATATGAAGCCCCAACTTCAGCAATTATCTTTGTGCGAACTAAGGATTCTGCAAGCCGATTGACAGAGATTCTGCAATCATCTGGACATAGCGTTGATGAGTACCATGGCAACTTGTCACAGTCTCAGAGGGAGAATCTATTGCGACGCTTCCGTAATCAACAAGTGCGTTGGGTGGTTGCAACTGATATTGCAGCACGGGGCTTGGATATTGATGGTTTGACTCACGTATTTAATCTTGATATACCTGACGATCCCGAGCGTTATGTTCATCGTATTGGTCGGACTGGTCGTGCTGGTAAGAAAGGAATTGCTATTACCTTGATTTCTGGGAAAGAGCGCTACAAGTTGCGCCAATTGGAACAGCAAGTAGGAATGCCTCTTCAGCCTCAGCCTTTACCTAACATCACTCAGATTCAGGAGCGTCGTATTGGTCGCTTCAGTGAGCAAATTCTAGAAGCATTAGCAGGTGAGCGTTTGGCTTCCTTCTTGCCTTTGGTATCACAACTAGTTGAGGACTACGATCCCCAAGCGATCGCGGCGGCAGCCTTGCAACTTGCCTATACCCAATTGCAATCGGATAAAGCAGAACAAGCGGCTTTGCAGGTCTTAGCGAAGCAACCTCATAGACCTGAAGGTCGCGATCGCGATCGGGATTCCTATAACAGTGGTAGACCGATTAAGCGTGGTCAAAATGGTTATCGCGGTCGTGATAGTCGTGATCGAGATGGCGGCTATGATTCCCGTCGCCCTTCCCGCGATCGCTCTTCGGCTCCTTTTGCATAA
- a CDS encoding DUF7219 family protein — protein MSNIDKDRFLNPIPSYRGEFSPENLAFNANLQEFTNRVSIICALETGGKISPSEAYRQIKDLWTELDQSKQNLLADD, from the coding sequence ATGTCTAATATTGACAAAGATCGTTTTTTAAACCCTATCCCAAGTTACAGGGGCGAGTTTTCTCCAGAGAATTTAGCTTTTAATGCTAACTTGCAAGAATTTACGAATCGCGTGTCGATCATATGTGCCTTAGAAACTGGTGGTAAGATTTCACCCAGTGAAGCTTATAGACAAATTAAAGATCTGTGGACAGAATTGGATCAATCCAAACAAAATCTCTTGGCTGACGACTAA
- the rpsT gene encoding 30S ribosomal protein S20 has translation MANIKSAKKRIQIAERNRLHNRSYKSAVKTLIKSYLEAVDTYKANPTPEALEAVNAKQSLAYSKIDRAVKRGVLHSNTGARRKAKLAVAYNKATVAK, from the coding sequence GTGGCAAATATCAAGTCCGCAAAAAAGCGCATTCAAATCGCTGAGCGCAACCGTCTGCATAATAGATCATATAAATCAGCCGTCAAGACTCTAATTAAAAGCTATTTAGAAGCGGTCGATACCTACAAAGCAAATCCTACCCCTGAGGCTTTAGAAGCAGTAAATGCTAAACAGTCTCTTGCTTATAGCAAAATTGATCGCGCTGTCAAGCGTGGCGTGTTACATAGCAACACAGGTGCACGTCGCAAAGCAAAACTTGCAGTTGCTTACAATAAAGCTACTGTTGCCAAGTAA
- a CDS encoding NupC/NupG family nucleoside CNT transporter, with amino-acid sequence MTYLNFVSFFGIFGLCFVAWIFSEDRRVIPWRVIIWGIGLQLVLGFFVFKLPITREWLQKFSDLLNVLFDSADTGARFVFGRLFVPPTGQEPYSLIPVRPDGTCAPGQVLLDDLTSAANAAVKYCTTNRLSYVFAFRALPAVIFFSGFMALLENLGIIQIIVNIFAKLFFWTMRLSGAEALSGSANIFVGIEAAIVVKPYLPKMTRSELCAILACCFGTAASSTLAIYTSFLKPVFFNILGHLVSASIIAIPACFVLSKILVPETEVPLTMGGIPKEDKSAKPQDDGALENAGGETMKRMSPMDATIIGALDGLKMAASIAAILILIVGLVDLINQLFASLASVSDIFKVINLPNIQGALFYPLTLLTGVSLDDSWTASVIIGRRLLETAIPPYQALAQAAEDGLISDRTVIIVSYALSGFAHLASVGIFVGGTIALIPSRRKDISDLGWKALFVGTLATMMIACIAGVFEDGSPSILGEKKKADPVQAKPAATVAPSANPLTAPSPSVSPIPNSPSSTNPPVSPTLPPKASPSLR; translated from the coding sequence ATGACCTATCTGAATTTTGTATCTTTTTTCGGCATTTTTGGCTTGTGCTTTGTGGCTTGGATCTTTTCTGAGGATCGGCGCGTCATTCCTTGGCGCGTCATTATCTGGGGCATCGGCTTGCAACTGGTTTTAGGATTTTTTGTATTTAAACTACCCATCACTAGAGAGTGGTTACAGAAATTTAGTGATTTGTTGAATGTGTTATTTGACTCGGCGGATACTGGCGCAAGATTTGTGTTTGGGCGTTTATTTGTTCCGCCGACAGGACAGGAGCCTTATTCTTTAATACCTGTGAGACCTGATGGTACTTGCGCTCCAGGGCAGGTGCTGCTAGATGATCTTACTAGTGCCGCCAATGCGGCGGTGAAGTACTGCACAACTAATCGCTTGTCCTATGTGTTTGCGTTTCGAGCTTTACCTGCGGTGATTTTTTTCTCAGGTTTTATGGCGTTGTTAGAAAATCTGGGAATTATTCAGATCATTGTTAATATTTTTGCCAAATTATTTTTCTGGACGATGCGTTTGAGTGGTGCAGAGGCGCTCAGTGGTTCAGCAAATATTTTTGTGGGTATCGAAGCAGCGATCGTGGTTAAGCCTTACTTACCCAAAATGACTCGCAGTGAGTTATGTGCAATTTTGGCTTGTTGTTTTGGGACGGCGGCTTCTTCGACCTTGGCAATTTATACGAGTTTTTTAAAGCCAGTTTTCTTCAATATCCTCGGTCACTTAGTTTCAGCCTCAATTATTGCGATCCCCGCTTGCTTTGTCCTATCAAAAATCCTTGTCCCAGAAACAGAAGTGCCCTTAACTATGGGTGGGATTCCTAAGGAAGATAAGTCGGCAAAACCTCAAGATGACGGAGCGCTAGAAAATGCTGGTGGCGAAACCATGAAGAGGATGAGTCCGATGGATGCCACGATTATTGGTGCTTTGGATGGCTTGAAGATGGCAGCTTCGATCGCGGCAATCTTGATTTTGATCGTGGGCTTAGTGGATTTGATTAATCAGCTTTTTGCTTCACTCGCCTCGGTCAGCGATATTTTCAAAGTAATTAATCTGCCCAATATCCAAGGAGCTTTGTTTTATCCTTTGACTTTGCTGACAGGAGTATCATTAGATGATTCTTGGACTGCTTCAGTGATTATTGGTCGTCGCTTGTTAGAGACAGCGATCCCCCCCTATCAGGCTTTGGCACAAGCAGCCGAGGATGGACTGATTAGCGATCGCACGGTAATTATCGTCAGCTATGCCCTATCAGGATTTGCTCACCTTGCTTCAGTCGGTATTTTCGTAGGTGGCACGATCGCGCTTATTCCATCACGGCGTAAAGACATTTCCGATTTGGGCTGGAAAGCTCTATTTGTCGGCACGTTAGCAACGATGATGATTGCTTGTATTGCAGGGGTGTTTGAGGATGGCAGCCCTAGCATTTTGGGAGAGAAGAAAAAAGCTGATCCAGTGCAGGCTAAGCCTGCGGCGACAGTTGCGCCCAGTGCAAATCCTCTGACTGCACCTAGTCCATCTGTGAGTCCAATTCCTAATTCTCCAAGTAGTACAAATCCCCCAGTGTCACCAACTTTGCCGCCCAAAGCATCACCTTCATTACGCTAA
- a CDS encoding DUF6825 family protein: protein MSKTPLDAFFIGRATAEAVIDRIEHTVTDALSALGKFDAEQREQIRIFVETVLEKAEQQKGNVVTEDSDIDADELQETIDNLRAEIAQLKSELQQYRDL from the coding sequence ATGAGCAAAACACCATTAGACGCTTTCTTTATTGGTAGAGCTACTGCTGAGGCTGTAATTGATCGCATTGAACATACTGTCACCGATGCCTTGAGCGCCTTGGGGAAGTTTGATGCTGAGCAACGTGAGCAAATCCGCATCTTTGTGGAAACCGTTCTCGAAAAGGCTGAGCAACAAAAGGGTAATGTCGTTACTGAAGATAGTGATATCGATGCCGATGAACTACAAGAAACTATTGATAACCTCCGCGCCGAAATTGCTCAACTAAAATCAGAGCTACAGCAATACCGCGATCTCTAA
- a CDS encoding NmrA family NAD(P)-binding protein gives MSLLIVGATGTLGRQITRHALDRGLKVKCLVRYPKKAGFLREWGADLAAGNLMDSESIDDALEGVTEVIDAATTRATGSLRIKDVDWKGKVALIQAAERANVQRFIFFSILNAEKYPDVPLMDIKNCTEKFLASTDLNYTILKPCGFFQNLIGEYAIPILENQTIWIGGESSPIAYMNTQDIAKFAIQALDVKETERQSFAIAGPKAWQPSEIIKLCERMSGRTRRTANMPLGLLRFARKFALGFEWGWSFAERMAYAEVLASGIPLDADMTETYKIFGLQEEDMTTLESYMQEYFSRILKKLKELDYKEPKVKAPF, from the coding sequence ATGAGCTTACTGATCGTAGGTGCGACAGGTACACTCGGTCGTCAAATAACCCGTCATGCACTAGATCGGGGGCTAAAAGTTAAATGTCTAGTTCGTTATCCTAAAAAGGCTGGATTCCTCAGAGAATGGGGTGCTGATTTAGCCGCGGGTAACCTAATGGACTCTGAAAGCATTGATGACGCACTAGAAGGAGTCACCGAAGTAATTGATGCAGCGACCACCCGTGCTACTGGTTCTCTGAGAATCAAAGATGTTGATTGGAAAGGGAAGGTTGCTCTCATCCAAGCAGCCGAACGAGCCAATGTGCAGCGTTTTATCTTTTTCTCGATCCTCAATGCGGAGAAGTATCCTGATGTGCCATTGATGGATATCAAAAACTGTACCGAAAAATTTCTTGCCTCTACCGATCTCAACTACACCATCCTCAAGCCCTGCGGTTTTTTCCAAAACCTGATTGGTGAATATGCGATCCCCATCCTCGAAAATCAAACTATTTGGATTGGCGGCGAATCTTCACCGATCGCCTACATGAATACTCAAGATATAGCCAAATTTGCGATTCAGGCGCTAGATGTCAAAGAAACTGAGCGTCAATCCTTTGCGATCGCAGGACCCAAGGCATGGCAACCCAGTGAAATTATCAAACTTTGCGAACGTATGTCAGGACGCACTCGCCGCACAGCTAATATGCCCCTTGGACTGTTGCGGTTTGCCCGTAAATTTGCACTAGGCTTTGAATGGGGGTGGAGCTTTGCAGAGCGCATGGCATATGCTGAAGTCCTTGCCAGTGGTATTCCCCTTGATGCTGACATGACTGAGACTTACAAAATTTTTGGTTTGCAAGAAGAGGATATGACTACCCTTGAGTCCTATATGCAAGAATACTTTAGCCGTATTCTCAAAAAACTGAAGGAGCTAGACTACAAAGAACCCAAAGTAAAAGCTCCATTCTAA